caccgcaactagaagtagccgtggagtgtacctaacacacctagacacctcgtcacacccggaggactaaatacccctaaagatggaaatcggaatactatcttgcctcagagcagatccccaaaggatagacagccccccacaaatattggcggtgagtcggagaggaaaaaacatacacaggcagaaaaacaggatttagcacaggaggccactctagctaaataggacagaataggacagagttctgtgcggtcagtgtaaaaacccttcaaaaacctccacagcagaatatacaaaaacttcctacatctaactaatagatgtaagagcgtaaatctgccactccagtgaatcctacaatcagagcaggaataaaactgaaacaagcacatagcagtgtgccacagatacaaagaaccaacacttatctttgcagaatttggcagcaagcaggagaagccagaaagtgatccatcacttcacaaggaacattgacaactggcaagggctaatgaatcctgcccacttaaatatcccagtccgaacagcaattagcagatacacctggccaggactgtgactcagagacaactgcattcccacctacaaccactggagggaacccaagagcagaattcacaacagggtgtacAGGCGGTATGTGGGGTATTTGAGGAATGTTCCGGGGTGTACAGGAGGTGTGTGGGGTGTTTGTGGGGGATGTTGGGGCATGTACAGGTGGTGTGAGAGGAATGTTTggatgtatatgcagcgccccagggtcctggtcgttgcagtaatatcgttcacctttacgggggagtgatgctacgtttggaggcaaagaaagacaaccgaattcaggtatcacaaacatacaacacatttcacactccaggccaccagggggagctatgctcctatttattagggcactcctcacacttaggtaaaactggttgcctggataggaagttaggcagttgctggctgagcttggctcaggtagttggtccctgacaggggtgggatcctgtcacagcccgagacagaaggacacggagctgcgcctgccctgagtgcggcagcctccagaaagagacactgaaggagaactgtgttgtagagagggtgagaaacgaagtcataacaaaaggagaggaaaccagaaggagttctgccctacacaggcttcctccttctgaggcgcaggatcccggtagccggaacaccgaggaagcaacagtcctttatgccttgctccagagactggcaggacagctaatttcacgttacctgcccgccctatacccaggaggcaaggtggcacccacgagaggctggggcatggtagagtccctgtaaaaagcctcaagccaccagtcatacgggtttgtcctatccatctgggggacagagaaggaGATATTACATCtgaaacatcttcaacagttgtgaggaccttataagacacttagcagtaaggtactacaacacccaggcgctagaggaaggctactgatttccacctggataagggaactctgtatttgccttcagaccggccggactctgcctgccctgtgatctggtgctctggactgtggatgctgaagccttcagtaaaggtaaagggactgcaaccctgtgtcctcgttattcactgcgcctcacaccatccaccatctacacactgggaagccctggggacatacttcacctgtgggaaggtataccatctagctgccataacatcaccccagcgggaccccttaaagcagcttcggtcaccctgaccgaataccacaggtggcatcacgaactatccctttaaagacctttccctttaacttggaagtcccgagggccacggaccgggtcagccaccgtgacatccccctgagaaccgaaggacccggtaccgagtaccccacggctccatgggggcgatccatatacaggTGGTGTGTGGTGGAGGGTGTACAGGCGGTATGTGGGGTGTTTGTGTGGAATGTTTGTGGGGTGTACAAACTTTTTTGTATCttgtatatggaggtggctgctcctagtGTGCACCTGTTTACATTAGCCTAGATGAGCCAGTCTTTTTGTCATTGTATATTAGTtccctgaccgagcactccgcccttcaacaTGTGGTGGTTTTAATTCAGGATCCTACCTACCCCTAAATACAGGTTATTGAGAGAGGTGTCCACGTTTACTCAGCaattcagacttcagcctaaggccggggtcacacctgcgAGTCCAAAGCAcaagtctctctcatcaatacccggcactgcggctgcatgtatttctatgcaggagAACACTCCGGTCCaaaccgccggcggcagtgccgggtattgatgcgagagactcgcgcgagtttcgcgctttgcactcgcaagtgtgaccccggcctaagagaggtattcacagtaGACAGGTAGGGTCCCACGCCCCCTGGGGAAGGactttaccgaaacgcgcgttggggtgagctGGAGCTGGCGTATTCCCCTTTCTTATTGCTATCATCTGTACTTGCACCTGCCTATGGGCATTTACTTTTATTATTGTGTAATATCACATTATCATTTTTGTATGCCCTTTGACAGTGTGTTATCATTGTTTATGTGTGCCTACCCTAACATCCCACAAATTTTTGTGGGGTGTTTATGTTATTGTCATCTGGGGATCATTGTCCATTTCCCAGGTTTCATGAGGTCTTGTTCACGTCTCCTACCTTCCAGTCTTTGTCCGTGTTTTAGTGTTTGTTCAAATAAATATATACTTTTATATGTATTTTGGACTCGTACACTATTTTCTTAGTGGTTTTGCTTAGGTAGGGTCCCAGCAGcgtgagaccaccttgtcgttggtgACTTGGCATTCATGAATTGGTCACattatgtgctaagtgtctccattttttctaatttccagagcagtattgctattcatatttcatatattccatgtctacATGCTTTTTAACGAcggagtgcaactttttttttttttttgtatattgtggaggtggctgctcctagtctgcacctgttcacattagcctggaagtgacagtcagtcttttgttattgtgAGAAGTGTCCCGTCCATGTGGCCTCGGCTCTGCTGCTGCCATTATCACCAAATAATCAATGTCGTTAATAATAAAGAAACACGAGATGAGAACGGCGTTCTTATTCCCTGCTGCATTTTACCGCGCACAATGCGGACAGTCAGGGCATCTGTCCCTTTCACCACTCGTGACTTCTGTCTCTTGTGAGTCCACGTTCCGGGAAGAGGCGCTGCAGCACCCTCCTCATACATAGTGCGGGGGAGGGGGACAGTGCTAGTCTGAGTCAGGAGGAAAGTGAAAGTCTGAGAGATTCCTGGAAATGAGCAAACAGGAGAGAAACAGGAGAAGGGGAGTCACATAGGCAATGTATGGAGTGGTCAGAGAAAAGAGCAGAGACAACAGAAGGGGGAAACAGGGCAAacacttagaacaagaatgaattctaatTCCTGCACAATGAAAGACAAAACAACAGATCtatctgtggccaaacatttttgtgtccctgatcacagcaccatggacatgaaattGCTGGTATTAAAAGTGCaacttgcctcttcagagagaaagcgatcctacaagtcacaatccaccctttaatgagtcttacaatatgactgaggataagagccaaatcagaatctcagtttgcagacacggtgttccgggctgttggccctcatcagtgcaaagtatgagaactgatttggtttGATGAGAGGCTCTGGTATTAAAAGGTAAGTTCAACTCTCAGAGACACAGAAACATTTGGGAGTACAAGCTGCTGACATtggtgacacactcagtgcaggaatgaatgtgtagcatggatttatgtctttttacatcaattaaggaatttgctcttcagaccttctgGGGTCAACACAACACAGAACAAGACCCAAATCACCGGACAATAAAATATTCACACTTCTTATCTACATGTCAGCCATGTCTGAAATTGTTTAGATTCCATATCGCCAACCATACTGAGTCCGATGTGTTACCGAACGTCCTGAGCTCCTCCACTCGCTGCAGCGCATTTACCACCTCTACCCAGTCTATTCTTTTTGGTGAGAGACGAGATCTCCATACAGTAGTTTAAGGATAATTTGTCGGGGGGCTAACATAAAATATGGTCGCAGATCCTTCTAAATTTTAGAAATAGACCATGAGAAAATAGATGGTAGAGCTATCTCAGGATCCGGCTTAATCCCTGAGTTGTGTAGGCGATTGTAGAGGGAGAATTTTTCCCTCCAGTGAGATCTGATTCCTGGGAGCTCCACCAGATATGAAGCATTGATCCAGGCGCTGAGGAATACCTCCAGCAAATGTCTGAGATCTCTGGGTAAATTCTGTGTACATTGACAGGCGTTCGGTACCACCGGGTCCAGATCATATAATTCAGCTCCTGTTGGGTACAAGACACGGTCATTTTCTGAGTGATGATAAAGGACTAAGCCCACCTCTCAACTGGATTGACCCATACAGTTCAAAGGTTTATTACCCGTCTATCCCGACCCGACTATATATCAAAGATATGGCGTGAGCTGGTGCTTTTGACATGAAGTATAAATATTCAAAGCAGGTGAGAGAGTGTGGGAGACCTGGGAGTCCGGGACTTCATATAGCTATGTAGTTGAAAGTATTGTAACCAACATCCAGGTGCTCTCCTCCTACCACCCAAGATGGTCTCTAACATTTTAAGTCCTGATTGATCAATGACATCTCTGACATGATGTATAGCCTCCTGTGGTGGAGGAAGCAATATATGGTTGGGGACCTGGGGATTGCCAACCAAAGGGGTAAGTGGTCCTGGTATATTTACTAGGTGAAGGCATCTGGCAAACCTCCTTCAGGTTCTAACTATTTTGTGCATCATAGGAGGTACATTGACCTTCCCCTGATTAGTATTTAGAGATAACCAAAAAATTCCTGGATAGTGCGTTGTGGCGAGCTTGTGTTCTATTTCTACTCAGAGTTTGCATTTTCTATTATGGAACAAGTCTAGTATTTCCAATAGTTGCTGCATGATGGGCCCTCAGATTAGGCAGTCCTGcacccctggtgtccttagacctgCGCATGACTCAGTTGAGGTCTTCCGCTGTGCCACACAAATTTCTCATCATTTACCTAgttcagtaaagaaaaaaaaacatcaatgTCCCAGAGAATAATCTGTCTGAAGTAAAGTATTTTGGGTAGACTTGCCggtgggcttcagaaaaatggcaccagtgTCAGTGCATGCGAAGTTTGAGATCTCAGCTCAGTAATAAGACAAAATCTCAATCTGCGAAAGCGCTGTCTGAGGCGCCAGTTTCCTGAACCCACCACCGGTAGATCAATGTGCGCAGCAGAGCCTCTGCTACTTCTACACACCCtcgtcattttcctgaagcccatgcCACGAAATCAATGGCTTCTGCCTCCCACCACTGGGACACTTTTTTTCCCAGCCCTTGGCTTGCAGCATCTCCCTAATCCTGCCGCCATCGGTTTACTGCAGCAGGGACGCTGTCTCTTGTGACTCCGCTCCACCCCCAGTAAACTATATTTGGAATATAAAATGCCCCCCCATTTTCATATTAAAAAATGTGTGTCTAatggtccaaaaaatacagtaatcaAATCTTTATTGTTTACAATAGAGCATCCAACttttggtggaaaataaatatgcaGCATGTTGTACCTGTTCTTCTAGTTAATATGATGAAACTTACGACTGAGCCTCCTAACAAATTCAACTACACAAAGGTGTACCTAGCCGGAGCACTGAAATTTATAGTGGGCCCATGGAGTCAATCCTGCTGGTCAACCCTAGGTACCACAGTCCAACACTGCATGTTATTGCAGTTTCCGTCACTTTTTTGGCCATGTCCTGGACAAGCTGTCTTTATAGGCGGTTACATAACGCAGATAGGAATGCACTGACGACTCTGCACCTCTAAGATGCGTGTACCTATTAGCCCTGCTAAAATTCCCAGCTTACTGCTAGGAGCTGCCAGTTATAGTTTTACGCACCCTGGTTCACATATCTAGTCCAGCTCCTATATAGAAGTTCGGCCCACTCACTGGGGTGAGCATCGACAAAGTGCCGGAGAAAATTGGTCAGGATCTAAACAGAGATTTTGAAGTAGATTAGCTCAGATGGTTATTATAGGAGAACTCGTCCCTAGGCAGAAGTTCGGCCCACTCACTGTGGTGAGCATCGACAAAGTGCGGGAGGAAATTGGAAGAACTGGTTCTCATACAATAACCATCTGAGCTAATCTTCCAAATCTCTGTTTAGATCCTTCAGCTCCTATATAGTCTGTTATTACCGTTCTGATCTCACCCTACTTCCTGACTACTCTTCTCTCTTTGATTTGGTGCCTGGTTGTAACCCTGAGACATGACCATTCTTGCCCGCCTACTCCATCGGATAATAAGTGCTACGAGTACTCAACCGAGGACCCATATGTAAGTCCACATCACTGTACAGGGCTAAAAGGGTGGAGGCTCCTGGACCTAATAGTCCGGCCAcactcacactttcagtatttggtgaggAAAACCGggagaggaaaagtctaatagaaattcGTCACAACTTCAGCATTTTCCATTActattgccttacaaatactgatgtaaaatactgaccaaatactgaatgtgtgaatgtggcctcagcGCAGCCAACGCCAAGACTAAGAGCTGCCAGGCGACCACAGACGGAACCAAGTTATTAATAAATACTCACCCTGTAAGTCTGGGGAGGGGTCCTGTTAGGGAGCAGGACcttctgcaagttctcctgagctCTCCCCACTCTATCCTCGGCCGTAGAAGATGGAACATGAGAGTAGGACACATATTCTTTTCACATTTATAAACTGTGCAACATATAGAGGGAAGAAGGAGAGGGGGGTGGGCGACTTCTTATTTCTTCCCCTTCACAAAGGGTTAATACGGTGTCCTTTATATAGAAGTAACCGGAAAGTTTTACTTTCACTTTCACCTTCAAAAGACAGTAAAAAATTACACTCCTGAGAAAGAGAGGAACAACCCAATTTTGTTTGGCGACAATCGGCTCGTCTCTACAAATCCAGCTCCTCTCTACAGAACCAGCTATTCTTGACAGAACCAGCTCCTCTCCACAGAACCGACTTCTCTTCAAAGAAACAGCTCTTTTCCAGAACCAACCATGGATTCTCGGTCCATGAAGGATTATATCAGGAACTTCACCCTGAATAATGGGCCCCGGGGTCATCAGGGATACTCCCGGGTTCTCCTGCAGCTCTTCGGTTACACCGGTCATGGAAAATCCTCCTTCATCAACTCCTGTAAGTACGTGGTGGATGATGGACCCTATACGGCCCATGCTAAGGTGGCCGGGTCAGCGGAGAAGCCCGAGACCATGATAAGGAATGCGTATGAGCTAACGGAGACCATCACCTTGGTGGACAACCGAGGATGTGCCAAAATGAACAAGGATGAGACCGGGGAGATCTACGCCCAGCTGGGTGAGTGCCGGAGATGACTTCACGTTGTGCCACAATCTGGATGGCATATGAATTGcagagatataaatatatatactgaaAGCTGTACAAAAGTTTAAAACAAGTGTAGAAAAAATACTGCAAAGCAAGAAGCTTTAAAAACCAGAAGTGTAAATAATAGAGACAGCAACTGCACAGTACAGGATTAGATGAACAGGAGATTTGTGACTGTAACGGGTCGGCAATGGGCGGCTCCGGCAGCAGTTGTACTAGGGTAGAGATGACATGATGGACGGGTGTAGACGCCCGGCTGAGTATGGGCGATCAGCATAGGCTGCAGCAGAGTAGAAGACAGACCACGGATGGTCAGACAGATGGAACTGCCGATGTAAGCATCAACAGCAGCCATAGGCGGATGAAATTCATCACTGATTCATGCCTGATTTATTCTGAAAATGTCAGCTCGTTTCCCCGTTTACAGAGAATTACCTGGTCCACTTAGGTGTGAGAAAGCCACATGCCATGCTGAGGAGCctctgtaacagaccccaatgagaatgttTTACTATTTTTCTCtccacgtacagtacagaccaaaagtttggacacaccttctcatttaaagctttttctgtattttcatgactatgaaaattgtacattcacactgaaggcatcaaaactatgaattaacacgtggaattatatactaaacaaaaaagtgtgaatcaactgaaaatatgtcttatattctaggttcttcaaagtagccaccttttgctttgatgagtgctttgcacactcttggcattctcttgatgagcttcaagaggtagtcaccgggaatggtcttccaacaatcttgaaggagttcccagagatgcttagcacttgttggcccttttgccttcatcttGATTGGGTCTTCTTTGCTTGGAGGTGGGACCATCTATAGAGTCTTCACCACCGCATCTCCCAGTGGCAGTAATCTAATGCTGCTGCTGAACACATTGACCTAGAGGGCTATGAAAGACATGTATGGTGTTTGTCCATAATTGCTGCTTCACGTTTCCAATACTGAGTCCGATATTCTAGATATGGTCTTAAAAGTAAGTTATTGAGTGATTTTATCTGAGTTTGTAGCAGCCTCCTGACATTGAGCACGACTTCTTAGCTACAGTGTAGTCTGTGGGTCCAGGTCCTTGGATCCGTTATTAATGGTTATGCCCTTCTGATGATGGTTTCTAGATCCCAGAGAACAATGAGATGTCATCAGGAGTGGAACACTTTGACAGAAGACACAATAGCACAGAGCGAGATAAGAAGACAAGTTTGGTGAGTGACTCCATGACATTTACCAGATATCTCTTCTCCACGATCCAGGGAACTTTCTGCCTTTGGGCTGTGAAGTCAGATGGCGCCCTGACTATGAAGACATGGTGAACATAGTGCTGACCGCAGACTTAGTGGATCGCTCAGCAGATTTCATCGTTCCTGTGTTCGTCTACAGGTGAGACCTCCACATTTATATCTACAGATGTTCTACAGTACGAGAAGATGAAATATCTCTGAGAGCCTCTGCTCCATGACATCTCCAGAGGTAATCATGGTGTCATTCACTGTTATCTCACAGTGCGAACACACAGATCGCCACCACAGAAGAAAGCGAGCTGAAGGAAATCCTCACTAAGGCCAAAAAAATAACAGGTAACAACAGAACGAGATTATATCCATATGTGTCATATAATATCTATACATATAATAACATACAGTGCCTAGAATAACCGTGCTATACACATATCTGAGCGTGACCTCCTGGTGCAGGTAATGCCTCATATCACCAACACAATTGGAAAAGAATTAATAAATAGAAttatctgccttctacattactctgtgctcctcctcctcctagaccgtcctctgccttctacattactctgtgcgcctcctcctagacctgtcctctgccttctacattactctgtgctcctcctcctagacctgtatcctgccttctacattactctgtgctccttctcctagacctgtcctctgccttctacatcactctgcgctcctcctcctagacctgtcctctatcttctacattactctgtgctcctcctcctagacctgtcctctaccttctacattactctatgctcctcctcctagacctgtcctctatcTTCTACATTACTCAGTGCTCTTCATAGACCCATCCTCTGCCTTCTTCATTACTCTGTgcccctcctcctagacctgtcctctgccgtcTACATTACTCAGTGCTCTTCATAGACCCATCCTCTGCCTTCTTCATTACTCTGTgcccctcctcctagacctgtcctctgccttctacattactctgcgctcctcctcctggacctgtcctctgccttctacattactcagtGCTCCTCATAGATATGTCCTCTGCCGTCTACATTACTctatgctcctcctcctggacctgtcctctgccgtcTACGTTACTCAGTGCTCTTCatagacctgtcatctgccttctacattactctgtgcccctcctcctagacctgtcctctgccttctacattactctgtgctcctcctcctagacgtgtcctctgccttctacattactctatgCTCCTCCtcttagacctgtcctctgccgtcTACATTACTCAGTGCTCATCatagacctgtcatctgccttctacattactctgtgcccctcctcctagacttgtcctctgccttctacattactctgtgctcctcctcctagacctgtcctctgctctgacgtctacattactctgtgctcctcctccgggacctgtcatctgccttctacattactctgtcctcctcctcctagacctgtcatctgccttctacattactctgtgctcctcctcctagacctgtcctctgccgtctacattactctgtgctactcctagacctgtcctttcccttctacattactctgtgctcttcctcctagacctgtcctctgccttctacattagtctgtgctcctcctcctagacctgtcctctgccttctacattacactgtgctcctcctcctagacctgtcctctgccttctacattactctgtgctcctcctcctcctagacctgttctttgccttctacattagtctgtgctcctcctcctagacctgtcctctgccttctacattagtctgtgctcctcctcctaggcctgtcctctgccttctacattactctgtgctcctcctcctagatctgtcctctgccttctacattactctgggctcctcctcctcctagaccgtcctctgccttctacattactctgtgctcctcctcctccaagacctgttctctgccttctacattagtctgtgctcctcctcctagacctgtcctctaccttctacattactctgtgctcctcctactagacctgtcctctgcattctacgttactctgtgctcctccttcttctagaccgtcctctgccttctacattactctgtgctcctcctcctcctagacctgttctctgccttctacgttagtctgtgctcctcctcctaggcctgtcctctgccttctacattactctgtgctcctcctcctggacctgtcctctgccgtcTACGTTACTCAGTGCTCTTCatagacctgtcatctgccttctacattactctgtgcccctcctcctagacctgtcctctgccttctacattactctgtgctcctcctcctagacctgtcctctgccttctacattactctatgCTCCTCCtcttagacctgtcctctgccgtcTACATTACTCAGTGCTCATCatagacctgtcatctgccttctacatttctctgtgcccctcctcctagacttgtcctctgccttctacattactctgtgctcctcctcctagacctgtcctctgctctgacgtctacattactctgtgctcctcctccgggacctgtcatctgccttctacattactctgtgctgctcctcctagacctgtcctctgccgtctacattactctgtgctcctcctcctagacctgtcctctgccttctacattactctgtgctactcctagacctgtcctctcccttctacattactctgtgctcttcctcctagacctgtcctctgccttctacattagtctgtgctcctcctcctagacctgtcctctgccttctacattactctgtgctcctcctcctagacctgtcctctaccttctacattagtctgtgctcctcctcctaggcctgtcctctg
The nucleotide sequence above comes from Ranitomeya imitator isolate aRanImi1 chromosome 7, aRanImi1.pri, whole genome shotgun sequence. Encoded proteins:
- the LOC138645699 gene encoding uncharacterized protein — translated: MDSRSMKDYIRNFTLNNGPRGHQGYSRVLLQLFGYTGHGKSSFINSCKYVVDDGPYTAHAKVAGSAEKPETMIRNAYELTETITLVDNRGCAKMNKDETGEIYAQLGNFLPLGCEVRWRPDYEDMVNIVLTADLVDRSADFIVPVFVYSANTQIATTEESELKEILTKAKKITGLFPTVVVTRKLSEHLPDIQETFRRMGVDNIFPVENYTVEDHGKTRGKHEGILKCLYEIMRDVEFRMEETRDPNAEKMERKKILLEFAHDRDVEKVQKRLDTECAKWDDLERWIRERNVITKDDLERWIWMNRFNITRCSSQ